One part of the Lotus japonicus ecotype B-129 chromosome 2, LjGifu_v1.2 genome encodes these proteins:
- the LOC130736390 gene encoding uncharacterized mitochondrial protein AtMg00810-like, whose amino-acid sequence MIAQIYVDDIVFGGMSEKMVDLFVTQMKSEFDMSLVGELNYFLGLQVRQMEDTLFVSQSKYAKELVKKFGLENATHKRTPAGTHIKLSKDESGTEVDQSMYRSMIGSLLYLTASRPDISFAVGVCARYQAAPKASHLVQVKRIIKYVSGTSEYGILYANNTDPKLVGYCNADWAGNADDRKSTYGGCFFLGNNLISWFSKKQNCVSLSTVEAEYIAAGSGCT is encoded by the coding sequence ATGATAGcccaaatctatgttgatgacataGTGTTTGGAGGTATGTCTGAAAAGATGGTGGATCTTTTTGTTACCCAAATGAAGTCAGAATTTGATATGAGTCTTGTTGGAGAGCTAAATTATTTCCTGGGATTGCAAGTTAGACAAATGGAAGACACTTTGTTTGTGTCTCAGAGTAAATATGCCAAGGAACTTGTAAAGAAGTTTGGGCTTGAAAATGCTACTCATAAGAGGACACCTGCAGGTACTCACATCAAGCTTTCTAAAGATGAAAGTGGAACAGAAGTTGATCAAAGCATGTATAGAAGTATGATTGGTAGTCTCCTATATCTAACTGCCAGTAGACCTGACATATCTTTTGCAGTAGGAGTGTGTGCTCGTTACCAAGCTGCACCTAAAGCCAGTCATCTTGTACAAGTGAAGCGAATCATCAAGTATGTAAGTGGAACAAGTGAGTATGGAATACTATATGCTAATAACACTGATCCAAAACTTGTAGGATATTGTAATGCAGACTGGGCAGGAAATGCAGATGATAGGAAGAGCACTTATGGGGGATGTTTCTTTCTGGGAAACAATCTGATTTCGTGGTTTAGTAAGAAACAAAACTGTGTCTCTCTATCTACAGTTGAAGCTGAATACATTGCAGCAGGAAGTGGATGTACATAA
- the LOC130736391 gene encoding uncharacterized protein LOC130736391 has protein sequence MKKKEAHDTQKKQVKASTGKKRKHISSSDSEQDVIPDAANMSSTTKKRIRGKRVPLNIPDAPMDNVSFHTAESAQRWKFVYQRRIAREKELSEEALKVDEIVSLLTQAGLINTVKDLGRCYDQLIREFIVNIPVDCNDVDSPGFQKVFVRGKCITFSPAVVNEFLMRDAVVVNEGEPSLHMVAHTLTGGLVKKWPKQGLLPSAKLSAKFAVLNKIGAANWVATHHTSGVTPQLAKMIYLIGTKSKFDFGTHVFEQTITHADSYAVKVPIMFPTLLTELIVHQHPDIVRPNESQGKKLDPLKFDDRLFAGTHVPDMVLPTAKDSESASGSKLPGPATKDVLAELIATSKTLEDTIHANEEEADLEEEVEAETEAEVEEGIAAEEEGEEESDEGDEEEDITGSESSETESASL, from the exons atgaagaagaaggaggcaCATGATACTCAGAAGAAACAGGTCAAAGCATCAACTGGCAAGAAGAGAAAACACATTTCTTCATCTGATTCAGAACAAGATGTTATTCCAGATGCTGCTAACATGTCTTCCACAACAAAGAAGAGAATCAGAGGTAAGAGAGTTCCTCTTAATATTCCTGATGCTCCTATGGACAATGTGTCCTTCCACACTGCAGAATCTGCTCAGAGGTGGAAGTTTGTGTATCAAAGAAGAATTGCTAGGGAGAAGGAACTGAGTGAGGAAGCACTCAAGGTTGATGAGATTGTGAGTCTTCTAACTCAGGCAGGATTGATCAACACTGTCAAGGATCTTGGCAGATGCTATGATCAATTGATCAGGGAGTTCATTGTAAACATCCCTGTTGACTGCAATGATGTTGATAGTCCGGGCTTTCAGAAGGTTTTTGTGAGAGGTAAGTGCATTACTTTCTCTCCTGCTGTGGTCAATGAGTTTCTTATGAGAGATGCTGTGGTTGTAAATGAGGGGGAGCCAAGTCTGCATATGGTGGCTCATACTCTCACTGGAGGCCTTGTCAAGAAATGGCCCAAGCAAGGCTTGTTGCCATCTGCCAAATTGTCTGCCAAGTTTGCTGTCTTGAACAAGATTGGAGCTGCAAATTGGGTAGCTACACATCACACTTCTGGTGTCACTCCTCAACTGGCCAAAATGATCTACCTGATTGGAACCAAGTCCAAGTTTGATTTTGGTACTCATGTGTTTGAGCAGACTATCACACATGCTGATTCCTATGCTGTGAAAGTGCCTATCATGTTTCCAACCTTGTTGACTGAACTGATTGTGCATCAACATCCTGACATTGTGAGGCCCAATGAATCTCAAGGTAAGAAGCTTGACCCTCTTAAATTTGATGATCGTCTGTTTGCTGGGACACATGTTCCAGACATGGTGCTCCCTACTGCTAAGGATTCTGAAAGTGCTAGTGGATCCAAGCTTCCTGGCCCTGCCACGAAAGATGTGTTGGCTGAACTCATTGCTACTTCCAAGACTCTGGAAGATACCATCCATGCCA ATGAAGAAGAGGCTGATCTTGAAGAAGAGGTTGAGGCTGAAACAGAGGCTGAGGTTGAAGAAGGCATAGCtgctgaggaagaaggagaggagGAATCTGATGAAGGTGACGAAGAAGAAGATATTACTGGCTCTGAGAGTTCTGAAACAGAGAGTGCATCTTTGTGa